In Trifolium pratense cultivar HEN17-A07 linkage group LG7, ARS_RC_1.1, whole genome shotgun sequence, a genomic segment contains:
- the LOC123897194 gene encoding berberine bridge enzyme-like 8: MEFLHSPNRSIKLSLIFPIFVLLFFSCIVSSTNSHDNTFIHCLVNHSQPSHPITSSIFTPSNPTFSSVLEAYIRNLRFNTSTTRKPYLIITALHVSHIQASIICAKKHNLQMKIRSGGHDYEGVSYVAEVPFFILDMFNLRSIDVDIENETAWIQTGAQLGEVYYTINKKSEIHGFPAGVCPTVGVGGTLSGGGYGNMMRKFGLSVDNVIDAQIIDVNGTLLDRKSMGEDLFWAIRGGGGASFGVVLSYKIKLVRIPKRVTVFQIRKTLEQNASDIIYNWQHVAPNIDNDLFIRLIIDVNVTQNGAKTIRGSFISLFLGDSKTLVSLMNEKFPSLGLKESDCIETSWLQSVLFWTNIDITKPVEILLDRQPQSLNYLKRKSDYVKKPISKKGLEGIWKKMIELEGAILYFNPYGGKMAEIPSTETPFPHRAGNLWKVQYQANWNVAGKDVADYKINLTRQLHKYMTPFVSKNPREAFLNYKDLDLGINHNGKNSYNEGRVYGVEYFKDNFDRLVKIKTKVDPHNFFRNEQSIPTQPSL; this comes from the coding sequence ATGGAATTCCTTCATTCTCCAAATAGATCAATAAAACTATCATTAATATTTCCCATTTTTGTGTTACTTTTTTTCTCATGCATAGTTTCATCTACAAATTCACATGACAACACTTTTATCCATTGCCTAGTGAATCATTCACAACCTTCACACCCAATAACTTCATCAATCTTTACACCAAGCAATCCAACATTCTCTTCAGTCTTAGAAGCCTACATAAGAAACCTTCGTTTCAACACATCAACCACAAGAAAACCCTATCTTATAATAACAGCATTACATGTTTCCCACATACAAGCTTCAATCATTTGTGCTAAAAAACACAACTTGCAAATGAAAATAAGAAGTGGAGGACATGACTATGAGGGTGTCTCATATGTAGCTGAAGTTCCATTCTTTATCTTAGACATGTTCAATCTAAGATCAATTGATGTTGATATTGAAAATGAAACAGCTTGGATTCAAACCGGTGCCCAACTCGGTGAAGTTTACTatacaattaataaaaaaagtgaaattcatGGTTTCCCGGCCGGTGTTTGTCCTACGGTTGGTGTTGGAGGAACTCTTAGTGGTGGCGGATACGGTAACATGATGAGAAAATTTGGTCTTTCTGTTGATAATGTTATTGATGCACAAATAATTGATGTCAATGGTACGTTGCTAGATAGAAAATCAATGGGTGAAGATCTTTTTTGGGCTATAAGAGGTGGCGGGGGAGCTAGTTTTGGTGTTGTTCTTTCgtacaaaataaaattggttCGAATTCCTAAGAGAGTAACTGTTTTTCAAATTAGGAAAACTTTGGAACAAAATGCTAGTGACATAATTTATAATTGGCAACATGTGGCACCAAATATTGATAATGACCTATTCATTAGGCTTATTATTGATGTAAATGTTACACAAAATGGTGCAAAGACTATAAGGGGTAGTTTTATATCTTTATTTCTTGGTGATTCAAAAACTCTTGTTTCActaatgaatgaaaaatttcCTTCCTTGGGTTTGAAGGAAAGTGATTGCATCGAAACAAGTTGGCTTCAATCGGTTTTGTTTTGGACTAATATCGATATTACAAAACCGGTCGAGATTTTGCTTGATCGACAACCACAATCATTGAACTACTTGAAAAGAAAATCGGATTACGTAAAGAAACCGATATCGAAAAAGGGTTTGGAAGGGATTTGGAAGAAGATGATTGAGTTGGAAGGTGCGATATTATATTTCAATCCATATGGTGGAAAAATGGCTGAGATTCCATCAACAGAAACACCGTTTCCTCATAGAGCCGGAAATTTATGGAAGGTTCAATATCAAGCAAATTGGAATGTGGCAGGGAAAGATGTTGCTGATTATAAAATAAACTTGACTAGACAACTTCACAAATATATGACTCCATTTGTGTCCAAAAATCCAAGAGAGGCTTTTCTTAATTATAAGGATCTTGATTTGGGAATTAATCATAATGGTAAGAATAGTTACAATGAAGGGAGAGTTTATGGAGTTGAATATTTTAAGGATAATTTTGATAGATTGGTGAAAATTAAGACTAAGGTTGATCCTCACAATTTCTTTAGGAATGAACAAAGCATACCTACTCAACCCTCCCTATAG
- the LOC123897195 gene encoding DEAD-box ATP-dependent RNA helicase 10-like — protein sequence MSPTRELAIQISDQIKVLGSEIGVKCAVLVGGTDIVQQSIEIAKRPHIIVGTPGQVLDHLKETKGFSLGRLKFLVLDEADRLLNEDFETQLNEILEFIPSKRRTFLFSATMTKKVRKIQRMCLRDPVKVEVSSKYSTVDTLKEHCCFVPAKHKNCYLVYILIEMTGSTAMVFTRTCDSSRLLASILTKLGLKAIAINGNMSQSKRLEALEQFKSGECKILLCTDVLSRGLDIPEVDVVINYDIPTDPKLYIHRVGRTARAGRSGVAISLLNQYEVGWFKKIEELMGGKKVPLYTAQEEEVLLLKERVSEAKRSAEKEIKESYEKKKRRGEGDLSEDEEDTDKYLGLLSSKINKSAKRKKTMAGTGKIDNKRRFK from the exons ATGTCTCCCACAAG GGAGCTTGCCATTCAGATTTCTGACCAGATTAAAGTTCTAGGTTCTGAAATTGGTGTCAAGTGTGCTGTG CTTGTTGGAGGGACTGACATTGTACAACAATCCATTGAGATAGCAAAGCGACCTCATATTATT GTTGGGACGCCTGGGCAAGTCTTGGATCACCTAAAAGAAACCAAAGGATTTTCTCTTGGTAGATTAAAATTCTTG GTCTTAGATGAGGCAGACAGGCTGTTGAATGAGGACTTTGAAACACAACTTAATGAGATTTTAGAATTTATTCCTAGTAAGCGGAGAACATTTCTTTTTTCAGCTACGATGACAAAGAAG GTCCGTAAGATCCAAAGGATGTGTTTAAGGGATCCTGTGAAG GTTGAAGTATCATCCAAGTACTCTACTGTGGACACACTGAAGGAGCATTGTTGCTTTGTGCCAGCAAAACATAAG AATTGCTACCTCGTATACATTCTCATTGAAATGACTGGAAGTACGGCAATGGTATTCACTCGGACTTGTGATTCATCGCGGCTTCTGGCTTCAATTCTTACGAAACTTGGTTTGAAAGCCATCGCAATTAATGGTAATATGAGTCAG TCAAAGAGACTCGAAGCCTTGGAACAGTTCAAGTCTGGGGAGTGCAAAATTCTCCTTTGTACTGACGTACTTAGTAGAGGACTGGATATTCCAGAGGTAGATGTGGTGATTAACTACGACATTCCCACGGATCCCAAA CTTTATATACATCGTGTGGGAAGGACTGCTCGTGCTGGGCGTTCCGGTGTTGCCATTTCTCTTTTGAACCAGTATGAAGTGGGGTGGTTCAAAAAGATAGAAGAACTTATGG GAGGCAAGAAGGTACCATTGTATACTGCACAAGAAGAGGAAGTTTTGCTTTTGAAAGAGCGCGTTAGTGAAGCCAAAAGATCAGCAGAAAAG GAAATTAAGGAATCctatgagaagaagaaaaggagGGGAGAAGGAGATTTAAGTGAGGATGAGGAGGATACTGACAAGTACTTAGGTCTCCtttcatcaaaaataaataagtcagcaaaaagaaaaaagacaatGGCCGGCACCGGTAAGATAGATAACAAAAGGAGATTTAAGtaa
- the LOC123896232 gene encoding PKS-NRPS hybrid synthetase cheA-like, producing the protein MAYLGDTSQMLVDITDVFTTHQKFAIPDDVVKWARDVGDANKVGIIITRSDKKNGIRGRNDKLILGCDKGGKYDSSESSTTTASKKCNCPFKIRVAPSTDGSGWKVQVIHGVHNHGLPDQYHGHPRKARLTADENKRVQDLTKRKVAPRHIVLDLKDQNPESVVDATLVYRKRHMMQIQERGSRTELQHLLQLLDDAKYVSWNRRKDDGSDVLSDIFWAHPDSIKLLNLFPIVLVMDCTYKTNKYRQPLLEITGITSTSMTFAVGFAYMESEKTDNYHWALGKLKQLITKQDIFPRVILTDREFALMNAIKDIFPHTTNMLCTWHIIKNVNARCTVQIPKDMKQKVKNLWRDVVESPDEVEYQQRLNAFQQACVNSSNFVEYVNNTWLAPHKEQFVEAWTNRVMHLGNTTTNRVESAHWRLKQMLEHSKGDLCKCLEGMNDNIRLEVDKIKKSFQKSFYYAEKTHSSPFFQYLRNFVSRAAMTLISNEMKRIDIVGTNKNLCGCKLRSTCELPCACELSGYTTSGVPILLDSVHGHWKKLTMEEPLEDDTEDGYELDMSNAMESVEE; encoded by the exons ATGGCTTATCTCGGCGATACAAGTCAAATGTTGGTAGATATTACGGATGTTTTTACAACTCATCAAAAATTTGCTATCCCAGATGATGTTGTCAAATGGGCTCGagatgttggagatgccaatAAAGTCGGTATTATCATTACTCGGTCGGATAAAAAGAACGGAATAAGAGGAAGAAATGACAAGTTGATTTTGGGTTGTGACAAAGGTGGAAAGTATGACTCTTCAGAAAGTTCCACGACAACTGCATCGAAAAAGTGTAActgtccatttaaaattagagTTGCACCTTCAACAGATGGTTCAGGATGGAAAGTTCAGGTTATTCATGGAGTTCACAACCACGGGCTACCTGACCAATATCATGGTCATCCTCGCAAGGCACGTTTAACCGCTGATGAAAACAAACGTGTTCAAGATTTGACAAAGCGTAAAGTAGCACCAAGACACATTGTTTTAGATTTGAAAGATCAAAATCCAGAGTCTGTTGTTGATGCCACACTTGTATATAGGAAAAGACACATGATGCAAATACAGGAAAGAGGCTCCAGAACAGAGCTGCAACACTTGCTGCAGTTGTTAGATGATGCAAAATATGTCAGCTGGAATAGAAGAAAAGATGATGGCTCCGATGTTTTGAGTGATATTTTTTGGGCGCATCCAGATTCAATCAAGTTGTTGAACTTGTTTCCCATTGTTTTGGTTATGGACTGCACatacaaaactaataaatatagaCAGCCACTGCTTGAAATTACTGGCATAACGTCAACTAGCATGACATTTGCTGTTGGATTTGCTTACATGGAATCTGAGAAGACGGACAATTATCATTGGGCGTTAGGTAAGTTGAAGCAATTGATTACTAAGCAAGATATATTTCCTAGAGTAATTTTGACTGATAGGGAGTTTGCTTTGATGAATgcaattaaagatatatttcCACATACTACTAATATGCTTTGTACGTGGCACATAATCAAAAATGTGAATGCGAGATGCACCGTGCAAATACCTAAGGATATGAAACAGAAGGTGAAAAATTTGTGGAGAGATGTTGTTGAAAGTCCGGATGAGGTGGAGTATCAGCAGCGGTTGAATGCGTTTCAGCAAGCATGTGTTAATTCAAGCAATTTTGTCGAATATGTCAATAACACCTGGTTGGCCCCTCACAAAGAACAATTTGTTGAAGCATGGACCAATCGAGTGATGCATTTAGGAAACACAACGACTAatag AGTTGAGTCTGCACATTGGAGACTGAAGCAAATGTTGGAACACAGCAAAGGAGACTTATGCAAGTGTTTGGAAGGCATGAATGACAACATAAGACTAGAAGTTGACAAAATTAAGAAGTCTTTTCAAAAGAGTTTTTACTATGCAGAAAAGACACATAGCAgtccattttttcaatatttgagaAACTTTGTCTCCAGGGCCGCTATGACACTAATTTCTAATGAGATGAAGAGAATTGACATTGTTGGAACAAATAAAAACTTGTGTGGTTGCAAACTTAGGTCAACATGTGAGTTGCCTTGTGCTTGTGAATTGAGTGGATATACAACCAGCGGTGTACCGATACTGTTAGATTCAGTTCACGGTCACTGGAAGAAATTAACTATGGAAGAACCATTGGAGGATGACACAGAGGATGGATATGAGTTGGACATGAGTAATGCAATGGAG AGCGTTGAAGAGTAA